Part of the Kitasatospora sp. NBC_00374 genome is shown below.
CGGCCACCGGTCAGGTCGCGGGCCAGGTCGACTTCGCGGAGATCGCCGAGGTCGACCAGGCGGTGGCGGCCGCGTCCGCCGCGTTCGCCGAGTGGCGCACGGCCTCGGTGGCCAAGCGGACCCAGGTGCTCTTCAACTTCCGCGAGCTGTTCAACGCCCGCAAGGACGAGCTGGCGGCGATCATCGTCTCCGAGCACGGCAAGGTGCACTCGGACGCGCTCGGCGAGCTGGCCCGCGGCCAGGAGGTCGTCGAGTACGCCTGCGGTGTCCCGCAGCTCGTCAAGGGGGGCTTCACCGAGCAGGCCTCCACCGGCATCGACGTCTACTCGATCCGCCAGCCGCTCGGCCCGGTCGCGATCATCTCGCCGTTCAACTTCCCGGCCATGGTCCCGATGTGGTTCTTCCCGCTCGCGATCGCGGCCGGTAACTCGGTCGTCCTCAAGCCGTCGGAGAAGGACCCGTCCGCCGCGAACTTCATGGCCCAGCTGTGGAAGGAGGCCGGTCTGCCCGACGGCGTCTTCAACGTCGTCCACGGCGACAAGGTCGCCGTCGACCGCCTGCTGGAGCACCCCGACATCAAGTCGGTCAGCTTCGTCGGCTCCACCCCGATCGCCCGCTACGTGTACGAGACCGGCACCCGGTACGGCAAGCGCGTGCAGGCGCTCGGCGGCGCCAAGAACCACATGCTGGTCCTCCCCGACGCCGACCTCGACCTCAGCGCCGACGCCGCCATCAACGCGGGCTTCGGTGCGGCCGGCGAGCGCTGCATGGCGATCTCCGTCCTGGTCGCGGTCGACCCGATCGGCGACGAGCTGGTCGAGAAGATCAAGTCCCGGATGGCCACCCTCAAGGTCGGCCCGGGCTGCAACGGCGACTCCGAGATGGGCCCGCTCGTCACCGGCCAGCACCGGGACAAGGTCACCTCGTACGTGGAGTCCGGTGTCGCCGACGGCGCCGAGCTGAGCGTCGACGGCCGCAAGCACACGATCGCGGCCGAGGACGCCACCGGCGCCCCGACCACGGACGGCTTCTGGCTCGGCCCGACCCTGTTCGACCACGTCAAGCCCGGCATGTCCGTCTACAACGACGAGATCTTCGGCCCGGTGCTCTCGGTCGTCCGGGTCGCCTCCTACGAGGAG
Proteins encoded:
- a CDS encoding CoA-acylating methylmalonate-semialdehyde dehydrogenase is translated as MSKHITHWIGGAPVATAGSAPRRGDIFDPATGQVAGQVDFAEIAEVDQAVAAASAAFAEWRTASVAKRTQVLFNFRELFNARKDELAAIIVSEHGKVHSDALGELARGQEVVEYACGVPQLVKGGFTEQASTGIDVYSIRQPLGPVAIISPFNFPAMVPMWFFPLAIAAGNSVVLKPSEKDPSAANFMAQLWKEAGLPDGVFNVVHGDKVAVDRLLEHPDIKSVSFVGSTPIARYVYETGTRYGKRVQALGGAKNHMLVLPDADLDLSADAAINAGFGAAGERCMAISVLVAVDPIGDELVEKIKSRMATLKVGPGCNGDSEMGPLVTGQHRDKVTSYVESGVADGAELSVDGRKHTIAAEDATGAPTTDGFWLGPTLFDHVKPGMSVYNDEIFGPVLSVVRVASYEEGVELINSNPYGNGTAIFTNDGGAARRFQNEIEVGMVGINVPIPVPVAYYSFGGWKASLFGDAHAYGPDGVQFFTRGKVVTQRWLDPSHGGINLGFPTNS